In a genomic window of Nocardiopsis mwathae:
- a CDS encoding TIGR03089 family protein produces the protein MTEETPWELWRSAVAADPARPFVTAYDADTGGRVELSYATFDNWVAKTANMLVDGMGAEPGERVVLALPVHWQTLVWMLACWSTGLTVVPAPAGEVPEGDIAVADAARLDAALATGAREVVGTSLHPLGAPLADCPPAATDYTVEVRSYGDHFTPVTPPIASATALDGPSPATAADLVAAARRTATDWRLTADDRVAMITSAPDSLTVLGKDLSRFLGPLSRAVPLVLLPGIDSANLQSRLDMERATAIVGTPPDTPALTGGIRPLS, from the coding sequence GTGACCGAGGAAACCCCCTGGGAGCTGTGGCGCTCCGCTGTGGCCGCCGACCCGGCCCGCCCGTTCGTCACCGCCTACGACGCCGATACCGGCGGCCGTGTCGAGCTCTCGTACGCCACCTTCGACAACTGGGTGGCCAAGACCGCCAACATGCTGGTCGACGGGATGGGTGCGGAGCCGGGTGAGCGCGTCGTACTCGCCCTGCCGGTGCACTGGCAGACCCTGGTGTGGATGCTGGCCTGCTGGTCGACCGGGCTCACCGTCGTCCCCGCCCCCGCGGGGGAGGTCCCCGAGGGCGATATCGCCGTCGCCGACGCGGCCCGCCTGGACGCGGCCCTGGCCACCGGCGCCCGCGAGGTCGTGGGCACGTCCCTGCACCCCCTCGGCGCACCGCTGGCCGACTGCCCGCCGGCCGCCACCGACTACACCGTTGAGGTCCGGTCCTACGGCGACCACTTCACACCCGTGACGCCGCCGATCGCCTCGGCCACCGCATTGGACGGCCCGTCCCCGGCGACGGCTGCCGATCTGGTCGCCGCGGCCCGGAGAACGGCAACGGATTGGCGGCTGACAGCGGACGACCGAGTGGCTATGATCACCTCGGCGCCGGATTCCCTCACGGTTCTGGGGAAGGACCTCTCCCGCTTCCTCGGGCCGCTGTCCCGCGCCGTGCCGCTCGTACTCCTCCCAGGTATCGATTCGGCTAACCTGCAATCACGGCTTGATATGGAACGTGCCACCGCGATCGTTGGCACGCCGCCCGACACCCCCGCGCTCACGGGCGGTATCCGGCCGCTGTCCTGA
- a CDS encoding glycosyltransferase — MTQALATAGCEVTLLLKAPVTTDRLVAPLDGASGVTLRRPYEEKLLGDLGPRGLTPDQAVTLMTRFDTEQRFDLVVVRGRRLASIAAQSEALAGRLWTYLTDVPQNVAEMTSTAVSELTDIAVASRFLLCQTEELRCFLESAVPAACGKSVLFPPVVVVPEGVSGPGAPGERLRLVYTGKFAPRWNTLEMTGLPAALAERGVDAELHMIGDKIHRDSPEWAKRMAKALEGTHGVTWHGGRPRAEALRLSAACDVGLSWRAAEMDASLELSTKVLELGALGLPVVVNRTPMHEELLGADYPLFVDAGASDGTATVADTLTLAADPRIYAEAAERCRAAAARFTLERAAERLRGYLDLAHPTAPAGTDTQRPLKVVIAGHDLKFFTRLADHLMSLPGLEVRLDEWDGLRDHDQYRSRELAAWADVVICEWCGPNALFYSRYKRPGQRLVVRLHRFELYAEWPRKLDIDKVDAIICVSPHYASLTRELASWPADKVVTLPNWVDVDQLDRPKLPGAEFTLGMIGIAPSRKRLDRGLEVLAELRRRDPRYTLAVKSKQPWDYWWIWNRPEERAYYERVYRTIQRDPLLADGVVFDPFGPDVATWLRRVGFMLSTSDDESFHLAPAECAASGGVPAVLGWPGADTIYSRRWLHDDTAAMADAIHATVAEGRFDAARSAAKAEITGNYALERVCAMWTDLIVNGTAPEPVDLQGAIAA; from the coding sequence ATGACCCAGGCGCTGGCCACCGCCGGATGCGAGGTCACCCTGCTGCTCAAGGCCCCGGTCACCACCGACCGGCTGGTGGCGCCGCTCGACGGGGCGTCCGGCGTCACCCTGCGCCGCCCCTATGAGGAGAAGCTGCTGGGCGACCTGGGACCTCGCGGGCTCACCCCCGACCAGGCCGTCACCCTGATGACCCGGTTCGACACCGAGCAGCGCTTCGACCTGGTGGTCGTGCGCGGCCGCCGACTCGCCTCGATCGCCGCGCAGTCCGAGGCGCTGGCCGGGCGGCTGTGGACCTACCTCACCGACGTCCCGCAGAACGTCGCCGAGATGACCTCCACGGCGGTCTCCGAGCTCACCGACATCGCGGTGGCCTCGCGGTTCCTGCTCTGCCAGACCGAGGAGCTGCGCTGCTTCCTGGAGTCGGCGGTACCCGCGGCCTGCGGCAAGAGCGTGCTGTTCCCGCCGGTCGTGGTGGTGCCCGAGGGCGTGTCGGGCCCGGGCGCTCCCGGTGAGCGGCTGCGGCTCGTCTACACCGGCAAGTTCGCGCCGCGCTGGAACACCCTGGAGATGACCGGGCTGCCCGCCGCCCTCGCCGAGCGCGGGGTCGACGCCGAGCTGCACATGATCGGCGACAAGATCCACCGCGACTCACCGGAGTGGGCCAAGCGGATGGCCAAGGCCCTGGAGGGCACACACGGGGTGACCTGGCACGGCGGCAGGCCGCGCGCCGAGGCGCTGCGGCTGTCGGCCGCCTGCGACGTGGGACTGTCCTGGCGCGCCGCGGAGATGGACGCCAGCCTGGAGCTGTCCACCAAGGTGCTGGAGCTGGGGGCGCTGGGCCTGCCGGTGGTGGTCAACCGCACGCCCATGCACGAGGAGCTGCTCGGCGCCGACTACCCGCTGTTCGTCGACGCCGGCGCGTCGGACGGCACCGCCACCGTGGCGGACACCCTCACGCTCGCCGCCGACCCCCGGATCTACGCCGAGGCGGCCGAGCGCTGCCGGGCGGCCGCCGCCCGCTTCACCCTGGAACGGGCCGCCGAGCGGTTGCGCGGCTACCTCGACCTCGCCCACCCCACCGCCCCGGCCGGGACCGACACGCAGCGCCCGCTCAAGGTGGTCATCGCCGGCCACGACCTGAAGTTCTTCACCCGGCTCGCCGACCACCTGATGTCCCTGCCCGGGCTTGAGGTGCGCCTGGACGAGTGGGACGGGCTGCGCGACCACGACCAGTACCGCAGCCGGGAGCTGGCGGCCTGGGCCGACGTCGTCATCTGCGAGTGGTGCGGTCCCAACGCGCTGTTCTACTCCCGGTACAAGCGGCCCGGCCAGCGGCTGGTCGTCCGGCTGCACCGCTTCGAGCTGTACGCGGAGTGGCCGCGCAAACTCGACATCGACAAGGTCGACGCGATCATCTGCGTCAGCCCCCACTACGCCTCGCTCACCCGGGAACTGGCCTCGTGGCCGGCCGACAAGGTGGTCACCCTGCCCAACTGGGTGGACGTCGACCAGCTGGACCGGCCCAAGCTGCCCGGCGCCGAGTTCACCCTGGGCATGATCGGCATCGCGCCGTCGCGCAAGCGGCTCGACCGCGGGCTGGAGGTCCTGGCCGAGCTGCGCCGGCGGGACCCGCGCTACACGCTCGCGGTCAAGTCGAAGCAGCCGTGGGACTACTGGTGGATCTGGAACCGGCCGGAGGAGCGCGCCTACTACGAGCGCGTCTACCGCACCATCCAGCGCGACCCGCTGCTGGCCGACGGCGTGGTCTTCGACCCGTTCGGGCCGGACGTGGCGACGTGGCTGCGCCGCGTCGGGTTCATGCTGTCGACCAGCGACGACGAGAGCTTCCACCTGGCCCCGGCCGAGTGCGCCGCCTCGGGCGGGGTGCCCGCCGTGCTCGGCTGGCCGGGCGCCGACACCATCTACTCGCGCCGCTGGCTGCACGACGACACCGCGGCGATGGCCGACGCGATCCACGCGACCGTCGCCGAGGGCCGCTTCGACGCCGCCCGCTCGGCGGCGAAGGCCGAGATCACCGGCAATTACGCGCTGGAGCGGGTGTGCGCCATGTGGACCGACCTGATCGTCAACGGCACCGCCCCCGAACCGGTCGACCTGCAAGGCGCCATCGCCGCGTAG
- a CDS encoding glycosyltransferase family 2 protein, giving the protein MHEAAERPTPDGPEAPGAPDTDPHVTIVLPCFNEQDHVVLEIERICAAMDASGYAYELLAIDDASTDGTLARLREAEPSYPHMRVIAFGHNGGAGTVRRIGTQRARGDIVVWTDADMTYPNERIPELVALLDADPEMDQVVGARIRESGSHRLLRIPTKWVIRKIAERLTNTTIPDLNSGLRAFRREVSLPYLRLLPPGFSCVTTITLAFLSNQHPVHYVPISYDKRAGDSKFHFVRDAYRYILQVLRMVMYFNPLKVLMPVALWLVGIGAVKFAFDMVRSPLYIPNNTIMLLMTGLIVGSMALLADLIVRSRDGM; this is encoded by the coding sequence ATGCACGAAGCGGCCGAAAGGCCGACACCGGACGGACCGGAGGCTCCCGGCGCTCCGGACACCGACCCCCACGTCACCATCGTGCTGCCCTGCTTCAACGAGCAGGACCACGTGGTGTTGGAGATCGAGCGGATCTGCGCGGCCATGGACGCCTCCGGCTACGCCTACGAGCTGCTCGCGATCGACGACGCGTCGACCGACGGAACCCTGGCCCGGCTGCGCGAGGCCGAGCCGTCCTACCCGCACATGCGCGTCATCGCCTTCGGGCACAACGGCGGTGCGGGGACGGTGCGCCGGATCGGCACCCAGCGGGCGCGCGGCGACATCGTGGTGTGGACCGACGCGGACATGACCTACCCCAACGAGCGCATCCCGGAGTTGGTCGCGCTGCTCGACGCCGACCCGGAGATGGACCAGGTCGTGGGTGCCCGGATACGGGAGTCCGGCAGCCACCGGTTGCTGCGGATCCCGACCAAGTGGGTGATCCGCAAGATCGCCGAGCGGCTCACCAACACCACGATCCCCGACCTCAACTCCGGCCTGCGGGCCTTCCGCCGCGAGGTCTCCCTGCCCTACCTGCGGCTGCTACCGCCCGGGTTCTCCTGCGTCACCACGATCACCCTGGCGTTCCTCTCCAACCAGCACCCGGTGCACTACGTGCCGATCAGCTACGACAAGCGCGCGGGCGACTCCAAGTTCCACTTCGTCCGCGACGCCTACCGCTACATCCTGCAGGTGCTGCGGATGGTGATGTACTTCAACCCGCTCAAGGTGCTGATGCCGGTGGCGCTGTGGCTGGTCGGTATCGGCGCGGTCAAGTTCGCGTTCGACATGGTCAGGTCGCCGCTCTACATCCCGAACAACACCATCATGCTGCTCATGACGGGCCTGATCGTGGGCTCCATGGCGCTGCTCGCGGACCTGATCGTGCGCTCCCGCGACGGCATGTGA
- a CDS encoding LCP family protein — MPRKRSSSRGSARGHAAQKKSSRSLPSKKNRLSPSAWIAVITTGLVIGSSLTAYAAYIDIAGGISRENVDTDAFGDRPSKVEGVVNIMIIGTDKRDGDNANYGEAEGERPDTLAIAHISPQRETATIVNLPRDSMVQLPACPASEGYTGSDPQLGMINSAMTYGGVSCLWDTVEKATNVRIDHFVSVDFTGFKGMVDALGGVEMCIPEAIHDTKAGDLDLAAGEQVLKGEEALGYVRSRKGQGDGSDLMRIDRQQEFMAAMARQVMSGDTLKSPSNLYSFLNEVTDSITSDDELTIDTMADIAIAMREVDLKDINFVTVPNEPWPQNENRVQWVTPDAEQLFQAIATDEYGGDDSGDDAAADDDAGAEEESVEPGDVGVEVINGVGTTGLADQVSAILRERGFSVSGTGNPEGVIPEASTVYYAPGAKAAADLVAKEAMNATVEEDSSLSGNQVQLVMSSDWRGFKDKGVSGDVPGSVKNKSAADSTTTSVC; from the coding sequence ATGCCCAGAAAACGCTCCTCATCTCGCGGCTCCGCGCGGGGCCACGCCGCGCAGAAGAAGTCGTCGAGGTCCCTCCCCTCCAAGAAGAATCGCCTCTCCCCCAGCGCGTGGATCGCCGTCATCACCACGGGGCTCGTCATCGGTAGCAGCCTCACCGCCTATGCCGCCTACATCGACATCGCCGGCGGCATCAGTCGGGAGAACGTCGACACCGACGCGTTCGGCGACCGCCCGAGCAAGGTCGAGGGCGTGGTCAACATCATGATCATCGGCACCGACAAGCGCGACGGTGACAACGCGAACTACGGCGAGGCGGAGGGCGAGCGCCCCGACACCCTCGCGATCGCGCACATCTCGCCGCAGCGCGAGACGGCCACGATCGTCAACCTCCCCCGCGACTCGATGGTGCAGCTGCCCGCCTGCCCGGCGTCGGAGGGCTACACCGGCTCCGACCCCCAGCTGGGCATGATCAACTCGGCGATGACCTACGGCGGGGTCAGCTGCCTGTGGGACACCGTGGAGAAGGCCACCAACGTCCGCATCGACCACTTCGTCAGCGTCGACTTCACCGGGTTCAAGGGAATGGTCGACGCGCTCGGCGGCGTGGAGATGTGCATCCCCGAGGCGATCCACGACACGAAGGCCGGCGACCTCGATCTGGCGGCCGGGGAGCAGGTGCTCAAGGGCGAGGAGGCGCTGGGCTACGTGCGCTCCCGCAAGGGCCAGGGCGACGGCAGCGACCTGATGCGCATCGACCGCCAGCAGGAGTTCATGGCGGCCATGGCGCGCCAGGTGATGAGCGGCGACACCCTGAAGAGCCCGTCCAACCTCTACTCCTTCCTCAACGAGGTCACCGACTCGATCACCAGCGACGACGAGCTGACCATCGACACCATGGCCGACATCGCCATCGCGATGCGCGAGGTGGACCTCAAGGACATCAACTTCGTCACGGTCCCCAACGAGCCGTGGCCGCAGAACGAGAACCGGGTCCAGTGGGTCACCCCCGACGCCGAGCAGCTGTTCCAGGCCATCGCGACCGACGAGTACGGCGGTGATGACAGCGGGGACGACGCCGCGGCCGACGACGACGCCGGAGCCGAGGAGGAGAGCGTCGAGCCCGGCGATGTCGGTGTCGAGGTCATCAATGGCGTCGGTACGACCGGCCTGGCCGACCAGGTCTCCGCGATTCTGCGGGAGCGCGGCTTCAGCGTCAGCGGTACCGGCAACCCCGAGGGTGTGATCCCCGAGGCGAGCACGGTCTACTACGCCCCGGGAGCCAAGGCCGCGGCCGACCTCGTGGCCAAGGAGGCGATGAACGCCACCGTCGAGGAGGACTCCTCGCTCAGCGGCAACCAGGTACAGCTGGTCATGTCGAGCGACTGGCGCGGCTTCAAGGACAAGGGCGTCAGCGGGGACGTGCCCGGCTCGGTGAAGAACAAGAGCGCCGCCGACAGCACCACGACCTCCGTCTGCTGA